DNA from Onthophagus taurus isolate NC chromosome 2, IU_Otau_3.0, whole genome shotgun sequence:
ggaaaactaaaaaaatgttttaaccgGATATTTATACCATAaagaaacaaacaaattaaatagCACTCAACATTCCATAACACTTTCGTGTATtagtatttttgtaaatgttgCCAAAACCGCAATTTACAAATTGGCAAACattcttattttaaaaattttaaacagcCAAACTTAAATCCTTTCAATTAAACCTGTAaccaattatttcttatatcttAAATGTAAACATAAATTTACGTCACACAAATCTATTTAATTACTCGGTGAGTGTTAATTATTAGTTCTTGGAACTAGCTGTGTTGTCGGTCTATACtactttaaagttatttttctttccgcaataaaattcaaaataccTACACATTTTCAAACGCGTCGGGCACGCGGTTCTGTTGTCGAAAACACCCGATCAGCTCTcctacttttattattttaacgaaCTTCACCGTGTCAACTCCAAAACATTACGTTCCTTTTCCGAGCAAGTGGTTGCGCCGCTCTATTTATGTGCTCTAtataaacatttgttttatcGAGTTATCTTTCAACACGCGCTTATTAAACACTACATTAAAATGGTAAGCTTAAACTATTTCTGTTCGCGTATTCattcgttttctttttgagGACGTCGGTCGTGGTCAATGAAATCATCTTGTAATTGCGTGTCAGTCAATTTCTATTATAAAATTGCTGCTGTAACAACGCGTATTTATTCTcgctaaatttatttatatgattGGCTTGATAAATTCGGCACGTGTGTTTGtacatttttcattgaacttttatctatttttttaatggactatgttagttatttttttttgcattccttattgttaattaatattttattttgttgtgttttaGGTACGAGACAACCAATGTCAGTGTGGAGCACAGGCTCGATTGGCCTAGACATAGGCAATTTGGTTAAAACAACACATAATACTTGTAGTACAACAAACCTGTTTTACAGAAATCATAAAaaggtaaattaataatatctatATAATTATTTGACGGCTTATAAACTAACTTACTAAAGCATtgacaaatagaaaaaaactgTTATGTTATGTATGTTATTCCATTCGCTTCCTTATTATGATATTTTCatgaaattatatttaatactcaaatattttatcctataaatacaaaattaattttcctttaaatGTCACTGTGACATTtgagataacctaaaaataatttttttctaattcttgaTAGTCCTAATATGTAATTTCCTCAAAGTTTGATGTTATGTACTGTTAacttatttcaatttaaagcatttttcttaaaatgttactcttatcataaaatttatcacatatttcaaatgtcagtgacataaccttaaaatactTTGTTGTCATTTAAAAAGGAGGTTatgttgttatttattatacaggTGGTTTGAGAAATTGCCTCAATTTAATTGTTCTTCAAAAAAGAAAGAGGTAATATAAGTAAAATGTAATTCTAAGATTTTAATTCTTAAGAATTTAATTAGACTTCTTAAGAATTTAATGGATTTATTGAGAATACAAAAGGAAGGTTCAACAGTGAGAAATGTAGAAAATTTGCTAATTtgtggaaatttaaaattaaacctaGTCCAAATCATTCTTAATCGAATGGTTTAGCACAAAAAACTTTGGTTTCTAGAAAAAGTAATGCAAATGGAATCAACTtaagttaatattatttattcattataatTTACTCATGAAATCAATGGGCATTTCTCCTCCtgaattgttatttaatagGTATTTGAATACTAAATTACTAGTAACAATTTAAGATACATTACCAGAAAAGGCAAAGAGGAAGTATAGATATGGAAAAACatcagaaaaaatttaatatgacAAAATTGTTAGAttagaaattgatgaaaaagtATGGAAGCTTTGAGTAGTATTAGACAAGAAAGGAAAATGAAGGAGATAAATACTTAGAGAAAAACATATGGAAGAAATTGGGGTTAAAATACTCTCTAATGATAATACAATTATTGTATTATCTTCGTTTTTTCTGCTTCCAAATATTTCATACTTTCAGTAACTAAAATCGTTACAGACTTAAATCCAATTTTTGTGCGACTCTGACTCTTTGACTATGGTCTCTGGTACTTCTTAGAAGAATTCCATGTTTCGTTTTACCTTAAATTTGTCTTCAGTCAGGGTCATAGGATGTCATCTGTAAAAGATCGTTACAGACTTAAATCCAATTTTTGTGCGACTCTGACTCTTTGACTATGGTCTCTGGTACTTCTTAGAAGAATTCCATGTTTCGTTTTAccttaaatttgttttcagTCAGGGTCATAGGATGTCATCTGTAAAAGAACTCGACTCTGAACTCCGCCACCATTATTAGTAGATTATACATTTGCTTTTAGATATCTTTGGGGACCCGTCTTCCAGCCCAGATATTTTGGTGTTTTTTGTCTTCCATGAGCGAGTAAATTCTTGGGATCCTGGATCAATAAGCGAGTTTTTTGGAACTACCAGAAATTGTCTTCACTTCCACCAAATCTGTTACTAGACCAACTTTTTTTCTAGTCCACTTTATACAATCCTcttcactttttatttttttgtagaaactgagactacattttttgcacatttgaagttttgattgGTCTGCTTGATCCCTTCTCTATGATTTGGTATAGATGGTGTCTATATGCTCTCTATGATAAACGTATGATGTGGTTTTTTGACGTTGAACGACTTTTTTATGTAGTTTAGAGGAATCACTTCTAAGAGCAGCCTCACTCTCAAATATAGGCTTTCTCCAAAgtaagaagaaattaaaataagacTTAATTTAGGTTGCTGATTTTTTAAGTGTTCATGTTGAAACTTGGCAACACTAAAccaatttcaaacaattttaacttTCGCAATTTATTTTggcataaaaatatttttagttattgatGCTTCTTTGTGTGTGaatatattacaaaataaaatctctTTAGTCTACTTAgttatgtaatttttaataaactcaaaaatcctatttttataaacacaattataaatttataaataaatgatcATGTTTTGTGGGGTTATTGACTTCCTATTTTTGGTTAAATTATAATCCCGAAATACAAATGTGTTTGTTTTCTAAAGTAAACATATGGGTGATATTTGGCACAACTTATGGCAATATTGAACGTTCTGTAAaacacttttaatttattacttccAAAGTGGTTTGATAAAGTAACTATAAATACGATAAATACACTAACAAAACCGCAGATTATCTCTTCCAAcatgttttataaattacgTAATGAACTGCTTTAgattataatgtttaattttaagttgtttttttgataacaaggcaaatttatactattaactaaattattgaattactaatgttatttcattttaacttTCAGTGTAACATGTCACAATCAGGCGACGAACTTTACACACCCCGCTATTTATCATGGCGAAAACTTCATTTGAGTCGAGCGAAACTAAAAGCATCCAGCAAAACATCCGCCCTTCTTTCCGGTTTTGCCATGGTGGCGATGGTCGAACTTCAAATCAACAAAGACGATATCCCTAACATCTCTAGGCCCATGTTAATTGCATTCGCGATTATCACAACACTCCTTGTAGCCGTGCATATGTTAGCATTAATGATCAGCACATGTATCTTACCGAACATCGAAGCAGTTTGTAGTTTGGACACTATTCATTTAGTGGACGAATCACCCCACGAAAGACTACATTGGTACATCGAAGTAGCGTGGGCATTTTCAACGTTGTTggggttaattttatttctagcGGAAATTGCTATATTGTGTTGGGTCAAATTTATAACTATTGATACAACAGCTGCTTGGTCAGCAACAGTGATACTTATTCCGGTATTATTCGTGTTTCTTGCTTTTGCTATTCATTTTTATAGACAGTTAGTTGCGCATAAATACGAAATGACGATGACAGGGATAAGGGAATTGGAATTGTTAAAGGAGCAAATTGAACAAGGTGATGCTGAACATAGAATAAATGGGGTCGGTGATAATATTCCATCTGGTATACATATTGTTTAAGATTTATAATAAGAGTTAtgttaaaatctttttaaacttgtttatttaagtttttaaaaagtacataTTTGTTTATGTGTGGGGTTTGAATAAGAACATTTTGTAGCTACAGTTTTTAAACCATTGTGATTGTTGAATAATTTTGGTTTCGAATATATAGCTGCCATGATGATTTTATTTGAACACCTA
Protein-coding regions in this window:
- the LOC111425976 gene encoding calcium release-activated calcium channel protein 1; translation: MSVWSTGSIGLDIGNLVKTTHNTCSTTNLFYRNHKKCNMSQSGDELYTPRYLSWRKLHLSRAKLKASSKTSALLSGFAMVAMVELQINKDDIPNISRPMLIAFAIITTLLVAVHMLALMISTCILPNIEAVCSLDTIHLVDESPHERLHWYIEVAWAFSTLLGLILFLAEIAILCWVKFITIDTTAAWSATVILIPVLFVFLAFAIHFYRQLVAHKYEMTMTGIRELELLKEQIEQGDAEHRINGVGDNIPSGIHIV